The Lonsdalea populi genome window below encodes:
- the yegS gene encoding lipid kinase YegS: protein MAQKPQSLIILNGKSSQNDELRQAVKTLREEGYSLHLRVTWEHGDALRYIQEAMALEADNVIAAGGDGTINEVAVALAHQEAEHRPCLGIVPLGTANDLAASCRIPADLQQALRLAILGRATAIDLAQVNDRHYFINVATGGFATRITTETPAAMKSALGGAAYVLNALLRIDMLKAERCQVKGPDFDWEGDMLVIAIGNGRQAGGGQQLCPEAVLNDGLLQLRVLSAKELLPNMMQALMSGGENPNMITTALPWLEVTAPNEMTFNLDGEPLTDKHFRIEVVPAALRCRFPSPCPLLRE from the coding sequence ATGGCGCAAAAACCACAATCTCTTATCATTTTAAACGGCAAAAGCAGCCAAAATGACGAGCTGCGTCAGGCGGTGAAAACCCTGCGCGAAGAAGGTTATTCTCTGCACCTACGCGTTACGTGGGAGCACGGCGATGCGTTGCGCTATATCCAAGAGGCAATGGCGCTAGAGGCGGACAACGTGATCGCCGCCGGCGGCGACGGCACCATCAATGAAGTCGCGGTGGCGCTGGCGCATCAGGAAGCGGAACACCGCCCCTGCCTGGGGATTGTGCCGCTGGGCACGGCCAACGATCTCGCCGCCAGCTGCCGGATTCCGGCCGACCTGCAGCAGGCGCTGCGGCTGGCGATACTGGGCCGCGCCACCGCTATCGATCTGGCTCAGGTCAACGACCGCCACTACTTTATCAATGTGGCGACCGGCGGCTTCGCTACCCGCATCACCACCGAAACCCCCGCCGCCATGAAATCTGCCCTGGGCGGCGCGGCCTATGTACTAAACGCGCTGCTGCGCATCGACATGCTGAAGGCCGAACGCTGTCAGGTCAAAGGTCCGGATTTTGACTGGGAGGGCGATATGCTGGTCATCGCCATCGGCAATGGTCGTCAGGCCGGAGGCGGACAGCAACTGTGTCCGGAGGCGGTATTGAATGACGGACTGCTGCAACTGCGCGTGTTGTCGGCGAAGGAGCTGTTGCCGAATATGATGCAGGCCCTGATGTCGGGCGGCGAGAATCCCAACATGATCACGACCGCCCTGCCGTGGCTGGAAGTCACCGCGCCGAATGAGATGACGTTTAACCTGGATGGCGAGCCGCTGACCGATAAACACTTTCGTATCGAGGTGGTGCCGGCAGCGCTGCGCTGCCGTTTCCCCAGCCCTTGCCCGCTGCTGCGCGAGTAG
- a CDS encoding glutathione S-transferase family protein, with protein sequence MSGLVKGRWVVGDVAAEETKNGAFHREATRFRETTLAPEAGRYQLFVSYFCPWASRTLIFRKLKALEPVISLSVAEPHIGEQGWAFSTPQDAGPHLPAVRYLHELYTASDAHYTGKVSVPVLWDRREGRIVNNESADIIRLFNNAFNTLTGNVEDFYPPALRADIDRWNSLIYDTINNGVYKTGFSRTQEHYAQAVTALFAALDTVDAHLAKHRYLTGDAVTEADWRLFVTLVRFDVAYHGAFKCNIRRIEDYPHLSHYLRDLYQQPGIRETVNIEHIKSGYYGIRWLNPTGIVPLGPEIDLDRPHHRHRVGSTAK encoded by the coding sequence ATGTCGGGTTTAGTGAAAGGTCGATGGGTGGTCGGCGACGTGGCGGCGGAAGAGACTAAAAACGGCGCGTTTCACCGTGAGGCCACTCGGTTCAGGGAAACGACGCTCGCGCCTGAAGCCGGGCGCTATCAGCTGTTCGTTTCCTATTTCTGCCCGTGGGCGTCGAGAACGCTGATCTTCCGCAAGCTGAAAGCGCTGGAGCCGGTGATTTCACTCTCCGTGGCCGAACCGCATATCGGCGAGCAGGGCTGGGCGTTCAGCACGCCGCAGGATGCGGGGCCGCATCTGCCGGCCGTGCGCTACTTACATGAGCTGTACACTGCGAGCGACGCGCACTACACCGGCAAAGTGTCCGTGCCGGTCCTGTGGGATCGCCGGGAAGGACGGATCGTCAACAACGAATCTGCCGACATCATTCGTCTCTTTAACAACGCCTTCAATACGCTCACCGGCAACGTCGAGGACTTCTATCCTCCCGCGCTGCGCGCTGATATCGATCGTTGGAACTCGCTGATTTACGATACGATCAACAACGGCGTCTACAAGACCGGCTTCTCCCGCACGCAGGAACACTATGCCCAAGCGGTCACGGCGCTGTTCGCCGCGCTGGACACAGTGGACGCGCATCTGGCGAAACACCGTTATCTGACGGGAGACGCGGTAACGGAAGCTGACTGGCGGCTGTTCGTCACGCTGGTGCGTTTCGATGTGGCCTATCACGGCGCATTCAAATGCAATATTCGCCGTATTGAGGATTACCCTCACCTCTCTCACTACCTGCGCGATCTGTATCAGCAGCCCGGCATCCGTGAAACGGTTAATATCGAGCATATCAAGTCCGGCTACTACGGCATTCGATGGCTCAATCCTACCGGCATCGTGCCGCTGGGGCCGGAAATCGATCTCGATCGGCCACACCACCGCCATAGGGTCGGCAGCACAGCGAAATAG
- the psiE gene encoding phosphate-starvation-inducible protein PsiE, whose translation MAGSTRSIMIAKGLQTILNIGLLALAIILVVFLGKETLHLAKALMVSSERDSTYLLIESLVVYFLYFEFIALIVKYFESGYHFPLRYFVYIGITAIVRLIIVDHKNPTYTLIYAGAILILVVTLYLANSQRLRRE comes from the coding sequence ATGGCAGGTTCAACGCGTTCGATCATGATCGCCAAAGGGTTACAAACGATACTCAATATAGGTTTACTGGCTCTCGCTATTATTCTGGTGGTGTTTTTGGGTAAAGAGACGCTGCATCTGGCGAAGGCATTGATGGTCAGCAGTGAAAGGGATTCCACTTACCTGTTGATTGAAAGTCTGGTGGTGTATTTTCTGTATTTCGAATTTATTGCGTTGATCGTGAAGTATTTTGAGTCGGGATACCATTTCCCGCTGCGCTATTTTGTCTATATCGGGATCACCGCCATCGTGCGGCTGATTATCGTCGACCACAAAAATCCCACCTATACCCTGATCTACGCAGGCGCGATTTTGATCCTGGTAGTGACCTTGTATCTGGCGAACAGTCAGCGCCTTCGACGCGAATAG
- the trhP gene encoding prephenate-dependent tRNA uridine(34) hydroxylase TrhP, which yields MFKPELLSPAGTLKNMRYAFAYGADAIYAGQPRYSLRVRNNEFNHQTLAEAINEAHSLGKKFYVVVNIAPHNAKIKTFLRDLQPVIDMQPDALIMSDPGLIMLVRENFPQMPIHLSVQANAVNWATVKFWQQMGLSRVILSRELSLQEIEEIRAQVPEMELEIFVHGALCMAYSGRCLLSGYINKRDPNQGTCTNACRWEYKVQEGKEDDVGNIVHMHEPIQVANVEPTLGIGEPTDKVFMLEESQRPGEYMSAFEDEHGTYIMNSRDLRAIQHVERLTQMQVHSLKIEGRTKSFYYCARTAQVYRRAIDDAVAGKPFDPSLLQTLEGLAHRGYTEGFLRRHVHEDYQNYEYGYSVSDRQQFVGEFTGERRHGLAEVAVKNKFSCGDSVEMMTPGGNVQFTIEGMQNGKGQTTDIAPGNGHIVYLPVPEDISLEYALLLRNLPGTSTRNPHAK from the coding sequence ATGTTTAAACCGGAACTACTGTCTCCGGCCGGTACGCTGAAAAATATGCGTTACGCCTTCGCTTATGGCGCTGACGCGATTTATGCCGGCCAGCCCCGCTACAGCCTGCGCGTGCGCAATAACGAATTCAATCATCAGACGCTGGCCGAGGCGATCAACGAAGCGCATTCGCTGGGCAAAAAATTCTACGTCGTCGTCAACATCGCGCCGCACAACGCCAAAATCAAAACCTTCCTGCGCGATTTACAGCCAGTTATCGACATGCAGCCGGATGCGCTGATTATGTCCGATCCGGGCCTGATCATGCTGGTGCGTGAAAACTTCCCGCAAATGCCGATCCACCTGTCGGTACAGGCCAATGCGGTCAACTGGGCGACGGTAAAATTTTGGCAGCAGATGGGGCTGAGCCGCGTCATTTTGTCGCGCGAATTGTCTCTGCAGGAAATTGAAGAGATCCGCGCGCAGGTGCCGGAGATGGAGCTGGAAATTTTCGTTCACGGCGCGCTGTGCATGGCCTATTCCGGCCGCTGCCTGCTCTCCGGCTACATCAACAAACGCGATCCCAATCAGGGCACCTGCACCAACGCCTGCCGCTGGGAATACAAAGTGCAGGAAGGCAAAGAAGACGATGTGGGCAATATCGTGCATATGCATGAGCCGATTCAGGTCGCCAATGTCGAACCCACGCTGGGCATCGGCGAGCCGACCGACAAGGTCTTTATGCTGGAAGAGAGCCAGCGCCCCGGCGAATACATGAGCGCGTTCGAAGACGAGCACGGCACTTATATTATGAACTCCCGCGACCTGCGAGCGATCCAGCACGTGGAACGCCTGACACAGATGCAGGTGCATTCGCTGAAAATCGAAGGCCGAACCAAGTCCTTCTACTACTGCGCCCGCACCGCGCAGGTGTACCGTCGCGCTATCGACGACGCCGTGGCGGGGAAACCGTTTGACCCGTCGCTGCTCCAGACGCTGGAAGGACTGGCTCACCGTGGCTATACCGAAGGATTCCTGCGCCGTCACGTCCACGAAGACTACCAGAACTACGAATACGGCTATTCGGTGTCCGACCGTCAGCAGTTTGTCGGCGAATTCACCGGCGAACGCCGTCACGGTCTGGCGGAAGTCGCGGTGAAAAACAAGTTCTCCTGCGGCGATAGCGTGGAAATGATGACGCCGGGCGGCAACGTGCAGTTCACGATTGAAGGGATGCAGAATGGTAAAGGTCAGACTACCGACATCGCACCGGGCAACGGCCATATCGTCTACCTGCCCGTGCCGGAAGACATCTCGCTGGAATATGCATTGCTGCTGCGCAATCTGCCGGGGACCAGTACCCGTAATCCTCACGCCAAATAA
- a CDS encoding MdtB/MuxB family multidrug efflux RND transporter permease subunit → MQDSTPNQGGGPSRLFILRPVATTLLMVAILLAGIIGYRALPVSALPEVDYPTIQVFTLYPGASPDVMTSAVTAPLERQFGGISGLKQMSSQSAGGASVITLQFQLNLALDVAEQDVQAAINAATNLLPSDLPNPPVYSKVNPADPPIMTLAVTSTAMPMTQVQDLVETRIAQKISQVSGVGLVSLAGGQRPSVRVRLNPTALAAYGLSSETVRTAITAANVNAPKGSFDGPTRSVTLSANDQMHSIDDYRQLIINWSNSAPVRLRDVATVEQAPENTYLAAWANRQQAIIINVQRQPGANVIATADNIRRLLPSLQASLPKSVEMSLLTDRTTTIRASVEDVQFELILAIALVIMVIYLFLRNAVATLIPSIVVPLSLIGTFAAMYFLGFSINNLTLMALTIATGFVVDDAIVVIENIARYIERGEKPLNAALKGAGEIGFTIISLTFSLIAVLIPLLFMGDIIGRLFREFAMTLAISILISAVVSLTLTPMMCARMLSHKGLSRQNRFTRASERFFDRVIAAYGRGLTRVLQHPWLTLCVALSTLVLTVLLYLVIPKGFFPQQDNGIIQGTVHASQTVSFTAMAQKQQQVASIIMKDPDVQSVSSLIGVDGTNPSLNSGRLQINLKPQSERSDSMTEVIIRLQQQTAQLPGVTLYLQPVQDLTIDTQISKTQYQLTVQTLSLDTLSAWVPKLVEQLSALPELQDVSSDWQDEAAVAYVKVDRDSATRLGISMSDIDNALYNAFGQRLISTIYTQSNQYRVVLEQDTRQRNGLAALDDIRLINSEGGVVPLGSIATVEQRQGPLAINHIDRFPAATVSFNLAPGYALGDAVKAIEKAQQSMELPSEITTRFQGSTLAFQSALTSTVWLVIAAVIAMYIVLGVLYESFIHPVTILSTLPTAGVGALLALLVAGSDLDIIAIIGIILLIGIVKKNAIMMIDFALAAERQQGMSPYDAIYQACLLRFRPILMTTMAALLSALPLMLSTGVGAELRRPLGICMVGGLVMSQVLTLFTTPAIYLLFDRLSLRLRRKPAETQEEV, encoded by the coding sequence ATGCAGGACAGCACGCCGAATCAGGGCGGCGGCCCGTCCCGACTGTTCATTCTGCGCCCGGTCGCCACCACGTTGTTGATGGTGGCGATTTTGCTGGCCGGGATCATCGGCTATCGCGCCCTGCCCGTTTCCGCGCTACCGGAAGTCGACTACCCGACGATCCAGGTGTTCACGCTCTATCCCGGTGCCAGCCCCGACGTCATGACGTCGGCGGTGACCGCTCCGCTGGAACGCCAATTCGGCGGCATTTCCGGGCTAAAGCAGATGTCGAGCCAAAGCGCCGGCGGCGCATCGGTCATTACGCTGCAGTTCCAGCTCAATCTGGCGCTCGACGTCGCGGAACAGGATGTTCAGGCGGCCATTAACGCCGCCACCAACCTGCTGCCCAGCGATCTGCCTAACCCGCCGGTTTACAGTAAGGTCAACCCGGCCGATCCGCCGATTATGACGCTGGCGGTGACCTCCACCGCCATGCCGATGACGCAGGTGCAGGATCTGGTGGAAACCCGCATCGCCCAAAAAATCTCTCAGGTCTCCGGCGTCGGGCTGGTCTCGCTCGCGGGCGGGCAACGCCCCTCGGTTAGGGTCCGCCTGAACCCGACGGCGCTGGCGGCCTATGGGCTGAGCAGCGAAACCGTGCGCACCGCCATTACCGCCGCTAACGTCAACGCGCCGAAAGGGAGCTTCGACGGCCCGACCCGCTCGGTCACGCTCTCCGCCAACGACCAGATGCATTCGATTGACGACTATCGCCAGCTCATCATCAACTGGAGCAACAGCGCGCCGGTCAGGCTGCGCGACGTCGCCACGGTTGAACAGGCGCCGGAAAACACTTATCTGGCCGCGTGGGCGAACCGCCAGCAGGCCATCATTATTAACGTGCAGCGCCAGCCGGGCGCCAACGTGATTGCGACGGCGGATAACATCCGCCGTCTGCTGCCGTCTCTACAGGCCAGCCTGCCCAAGTCGGTCGAAATGTCGCTGCTCACGGACCGCACCACCACCATCCGCGCCTCCGTCGAGGATGTGCAGTTCGAGCTGATTCTGGCCATCGCGCTGGTCATCATGGTGATCTACCTCTTTCTGCGCAACGCGGTCGCCACGCTCATCCCCAGCATCGTCGTGCCGCTGTCGCTGATCGGCACCTTTGCCGCCATGTATTTCCTCGGTTTCTCCATCAACAACCTCACGCTGATGGCGCTGACTATCGCCACCGGTTTCGTGGTGGACGATGCCATCGTGGTAATCGAGAACATCGCCCGCTACATCGAACGCGGCGAAAAGCCGCTGAACGCGGCGCTGAAGGGGGCAGGCGAAATCGGCTTTACCATTATCTCCCTGACGTTCTCGCTTATCGCCGTGCTGATCCCGCTGCTGTTTATGGGCGATATCATCGGCAGGCTGTTTCGCGAATTTGCGATGACGCTGGCGATCTCCATTTTGATTTCCGCCGTGGTGTCGCTCACCCTGACGCCGATGATGTGCGCCCGCATGCTGAGCCACAAGGGCCTGAGTCGACAAAACCGTTTTACGCGCGCCAGCGAACGCTTCTTCGACCGGGTGATTGCCGCCTATGGCCGCGGGCTGACGCGGGTGCTGCAACATCCCTGGCTGACGCTCTGTGTGGCGTTAAGCACGCTGGTACTGACCGTTTTACTGTATCTGGTGATTCCGAAAGGCTTTTTCCCGCAGCAGGATAACGGGATCATTCAGGGCACCGTACACGCCTCCCAGACCGTATCTTTCACCGCGATGGCGCAAAAACAGCAGCAGGTCGCCTCCATCATCATGAAAGATCCGGACGTACAAAGCGTCTCGTCGCTAATCGGCGTGGATGGCACTAACCCGTCGCTCAACAGCGGACGTCTGCAAATCAACCTTAAGCCGCAGAGCGAGCGCAGCGACAGCATGACCGAGGTCATCATTCGCTTGCAGCAGCAGACGGCGCAGCTGCCGGGCGTTACGCTGTATCTGCAGCCGGTTCAGGATCTGACTATCGATACCCAGATCAGCAAAACCCAGTACCAGTTGACCGTCCAAACGCTGTCGCTGGATACGCTCAGCGCCTGGGTGCCCAAGCTGGTGGAACAGCTCTCCGCCCTGCCCGAACTACAGGACGTCAGCAGCGACTGGCAGGACGAAGCCGCCGTCGCTTACGTGAAGGTAGACCGGGACAGCGCCACCCGGCTCGGTATTTCGATGTCGGATATCGATAACGCGCTCTACAACGCCTTCGGACAGCGGCTGATTTCCACCATCTATACCCAGTCAAACCAGTACCGCGTCGTGCTGGAACAAGACACCCGCCAGCGCAACGGATTAGCGGCCCTCGACGATATCCGGCTGATCAATAGCGAGGGCGGCGTCGTCCCGCTGGGCAGTATCGCCACGGTGGAACAGCGTCAGGGACCGCTGGCGATCAACCACATCGACCGCTTCCCGGCGGCGACGGTCTCCTTTAATCTGGCGCCCGGTTATGCGCTGGGAGATGCGGTCAAAGCCATCGAGAAAGCTCAGCAGAGCATGGAACTGCCGTCGGAAATCACGACTCGTTTTCAGGGCAGCACCCTCGCCTTCCAGTCCGCACTGACCAGCACCGTCTGGCTGGTTATCGCTGCGGTAATCGCGATGTATATCGTGCTCGGCGTGCTGTACGAAAGCTTCATTCATCCGGTGACCATCCTCTCCACCCTCCCGACGGCGGGCGTCGGCGCGCTGCTGGCCTTGCTGGTCGCCGGGAGCGATCTGGATATCATCGCCATCATCGGTATCATCCTGCTGATCGGGATCGTGAAAAAGAATGCGATCATGATGATCGACTTCGCGCTGGCCGCCGAACGCCAACAGGGTATGTCGCCGTATGACGCGATTTATCAGGCCTGTCTGCTGCGTTTCCGCCCCATCCTGATGACCACAATGGCCGCGCTGCTCAGCGCACTGCCGCTGATGCTGAGCACCGGGGTCGGCGCCGAACTCCGGCGTCCGCTGGGCATCTGTATGGTCGGCGGCCTGGTGATGAGCCAGGTGCTGACGCTATTTACCACGCCGGCGATCTACCTGCTGTTTGACCGCCTTTCTCTTCGTCTTCGCCGCAAACCGGCCGAAACGCAGGAAGAAGTCTGA
- the mdtC gene encoding multidrug efflux RND transporter permease subunit MdtC: MKLFALFIHRPVATTLLALAIALCGVLGFRLLPVSPLPQVDFPVISVSASLSGASPETMASSVATPLERSLGRIAGITEMTSMSSLGSTRIILQFELDRDINGAARDVQAAINAAQSLLPSGMASRPTYRKVNPSDAPIMIMTLTSDTYSPSQLYDIAINQVYPRISQLEGVGDITIGGSSLPAVRISLNPLALFNQGVSLDKVREAIDNANVRLPVGSVNDNTTHWQIETNDELKTAKVYRPLIVHYNNGAPVRLSDVAKVEDSVQDTLNAGMTNGEPAVLVIIRRAPEANIISTVDSIRAALPELSATLPASVHLNVAQDRTPTIRASLAEVEQALVIAVALVILVVYLFLRSGRATLIPAAAVPISLIGTFAAMYLCGFSLNNLSLMALTIATGFVVDDAIVVLENTARHIEAGIRPMQAAIQGVREVGFTVVSMSVSLIAVFIPLLLMDGLSGRLFREFAVTLCVAIIISLVVSLTLTPMMCARLLRPHAPRSQPRRRGFNRVLLALQGRYALSLNGVLARARWVVLVLFGTIGLSVWLYVDMPKTLFPEQDTGRIMGFVQGDQSISFQAMKIKMQDLMKTISSDPAVDNVTGFTGGNRTNSGSMFISLKPLAERGASSQQIIARLRSKLAQEPGASLFLMAVQDVRMGGREANASYQYTLLSDDLSALRQWEPKIRAALAERPELADVSSDQQDKGAELALTYDRDTLAQLGISVSDINALLNNAFGQRQISTLYQPLNQYKVVMVVDPVYAQDATALNQMFVINSEGKAIPLSYFARWLPANAPLSVNHQGLSAAATISFNLPPNASLSDATFAIERTMTALGVPSNVRGQFAGTALAFQQSQSSQVALIIAAIVTVYIVLGMLYESYVHPLTIISTLPSAGVGALLALKLFDKPFSLVALIGIMLLIGIVKKNAIMMVDFALVAQRTQNLSARDAIFQACQLRFRPIFMTTLAALLGALPLVISSGDGAELRQPLGITIVGGLVMSQLLTLYTTPVVYLFFDRLSQRRARRTVTLPESL; this comes from the coding sequence ATGAAGCTGTTCGCGCTGTTTATTCATCGTCCCGTCGCGACCACGCTGCTGGCGCTGGCGATTGCGCTGTGCGGGGTACTCGGCTTCCGACTGCTGCCGGTCTCGCCGCTGCCGCAGGTAGACTTCCCGGTAATCTCGGTCTCGGCCTCGCTGTCGGGCGCCTCGCCGGAAACCATGGCATCCTCGGTGGCGACGCCGCTGGAGCGGTCGCTCGGCCGCATCGCGGGCATCACCGAAATGACCTCCATGAGTTCACTCGGCAGCACCCGCATTATTCTGCAGTTTGAGCTGGATCGTGATATCAACGGCGCCGCCCGCGACGTGCAGGCCGCCATCAACGCCGCCCAGAGTCTGCTGCCCTCAGGCATGGCCAGCCGCCCCACCTACCGTAAGGTGAACCCGTCAGACGCGCCGATCATGATTATGACGCTGACCTCGGACACCTACTCCCCCAGCCAGCTGTACGATATCGCCATCAATCAGGTCTATCCGCGCATTTCACAGCTGGAGGGCGTGGGCGATATCACCATCGGCGGCAGTTCGCTCCCGGCGGTGAGGATATCGCTTAACCCGCTGGCGCTATTTAACCAAGGCGTATCGCTGGATAAAGTCCGTGAGGCGATCGATAACGCCAACGTGCGCCTGCCCGTCGGCAGCGTGAATGACAACACGACGCACTGGCAGATTGAAACCAACGACGAGCTGAAGACGGCGAAGGTCTACCGTCCGCTCATTGTTCACTACAACAACGGCGCGCCAGTGCGGCTCAGCGACGTCGCCAAAGTCGAAGACTCCGTGCAGGACACGCTCAACGCGGGGATGACGAACGGCGAACCCGCCGTGCTGGTTATTATCCGCCGCGCGCCCGAAGCCAACATCATCTCCACCGTCGACAGCATCCGCGCCGCGTTACCCGAACTGAGCGCCACGCTGCCCGCATCCGTGCATTTAAACGTCGCGCAAGACCGCACTCCCACGATTCGCGCGTCGCTGGCGGAGGTGGAGCAGGCGCTGGTCATTGCCGTCGCGCTGGTGATTCTGGTGGTGTACCTGTTCCTGCGCTCCGGGCGCGCCACGCTGATCCCGGCGGCGGCGGTGCCTATTTCGCTGATCGGCACGTTCGCCGCCATGTATCTGTGCGGTTTCAGCCTGAACAATCTGTCGTTGATGGCACTGACGATCGCCACCGGCTTCGTGGTGGACGACGCCATCGTGGTGCTGGAAAACACCGCCCGTCATATCGAAGCGGGCATCAGGCCGATGCAGGCGGCGATACAGGGCGTGCGCGAAGTCGGTTTCACCGTTGTCTCCATGAGCGTGTCGCTGATCGCCGTTTTCATTCCGCTACTGCTGATGGACGGGCTGTCGGGGCGACTGTTTCGTGAATTCGCCGTCACCCTGTGCGTGGCGATCATCATTTCGCTGGTGGTCTCGCTCACCCTGACGCCGATGATGTGCGCGCGCCTGCTGCGTCCGCACGCCCCACGCAGCCAGCCGCGCCGCCGGGGATTCAATCGCGTATTGCTCGCCTTGCAGGGGCGGTATGCGCTGTCGCTGAACGGAGTATTGGCGCGCGCGCGCTGGGTTGTGCTGGTCCTGTTCGGCACTATCGGCCTGAGCGTCTGGCTCTATGTCGACATGCCGAAAACCCTGTTCCCGGAGCAGGATACCGGCCGGATTATGGGCTTCGTGCAGGGCGACCAGAGCATCTCGTTCCAGGCCATGAAGATCAAGATGCAGGATCTCATGAAAACCATCAGCAGCGATCCCGCCGTGGACAACGTGACCGGTTTTACCGGCGGCAACCGGACCAATAGCGGGTCAATGTTCATCAGCCTGAAACCGCTGGCGGAGCGCGGCGCCAGCTCGCAGCAAATCATCGCCAGGCTGAGGTCCAAACTGGCTCAGGAACCGGGCGCCAGCCTGTTCCTGATGGCGGTGCAGGATGTGCGGATGGGCGGCCGCGAGGCTAACGCCAGCTATCAATACACGCTGTTGTCTGACGATTTGAGCGCGTTGCGCCAGTGGGAGCCGAAAATCCGCGCGGCGCTGGCTGAACGGCCGGAGCTGGCGGACGTCAGTTCAGACCAGCAGGACAAAGGCGCAGAACTGGCGCTGACCTACGACCGCGATACGCTGGCTCAGCTCGGCATCAGCGTGTCGGATATCAACGCCCTGCTCAACAACGCCTTCGGGCAACGGCAGATCTCCACCCTCTATCAGCCGCTGAACCAGTACAAGGTGGTGATGGTGGTCGATCCGGTGTATGCGCAGGACGCCACCGCGCTGAACCAGATGTTCGTTATCAACAGCGAGGGCAAGGCGATCCCCCTGTCCTATTTCGCCCGCTGGCTGCCCGCTAACGCGCCGCTGTCGGTCAACCATCAGGGGCTGTCCGCCGCGGCGACGATCTCCTTCAACCTGCCGCCGAACGCCAGCCTGTCCGATGCGACCTTCGCCATTGAGCGAACCATGACCGCGCTCGGCGTGCCTTCCAACGTCCGCGGCCAATTCGCCGGCACCGCGCTGGCGTTCCAGCAGTCGCAGTCGTCGCAGGTGGCGCTGATCATCGCCGCCATCGTCACGGTGTATATCGTGCTGGGGATGCTGTACGAAAGCTACGTACACCCGCTGACCATCATCTCCACCCTGCCGTCGGCGGGGGTGGGCGCGCTGCTGGCGCTGAAGCTGTTCGATAAGCCGTTCAGCCTGGTCGCGCTCATCGGCATTATGTTGCTGATCGGCATTGTGAAAAAGAACGCCATCATGATGGTGGACTTCGCGCTGGTCGCGCAACGGACTCAGAACCTCAGCGCGCGCGATGCGATATTTCAGGCCTGCCAGCTCCGCTTCCGCCCGATTTTTATGACCACACTGGCCGCCTTGCTCGGCGCGCTGCCGCTGGTAATAAGCAGCGGCGACGGCGCGGAGCTGCGCCAGCCGCTGGGGATCACCATCGTCGGCGGGCTGGTCATGAGTCAGCTGCTGACGCTCTATACCACACCGGTGGTTTACCTGTTCTTTGACCGGCTGTCCCAGCGACGCGCACGCCGCACGGTGACGCTGCCGGAGTCACTCTGA